One window from the genome of Rhodothermus sp. encodes:
- the hemL gene encoding glutamate-1-semialdehyde 2,1-aminomutase, whose translation MQLSQSQALFEAAQRVIPGGVNSPVRAFGSVGGTPPFIVRATGAYIEDVDGHRYIDYVGSWGPMLFGHAAPEVVRAIQEAATRSPSFGAPTELEVRVAELICALVPSIEMVRLVNSGTEATMSAVRLARAYTGRPKIIKFEGHYHGHADFFLIAAGSGALTFGQPNSPGVTPGTAQDTLLARFNDLQHVEQLVAANDGEIAAIILEPVAGNMGCVPPRPGFLEGLRKLCDRHGILLIFDEVMTGFRVARGGAQERYGVLPDLTTLGKIIGGGLPVGAYGGRREIMEYVAPQGPVYQAGTLSGNPLAMAAGYAVLRKIAESPDLYERLEAFGAALEAGIRENLRGLGLDLYFTRVGAMATLFFTSEQVVDYETARRCDVRRFARYFHAMLEEGIYLPPSQFEAFFFSTAHGERELELTLSAQRRALARAFADDGDGG comes from the coding sequence ATGCAACTGTCGCAGAGCCAGGCCCTTTTTGAGGCGGCACAGCGCGTCATCCCCGGAGGGGTAAACTCGCCGGTTCGCGCATTTGGCAGTGTAGGGGGAACGCCGCCATTCATTGTACGGGCGACAGGTGCCTATATCGAAGACGTTGATGGCCATCGTTATATCGATTATGTCGGTTCCTGGGGCCCGATGCTCTTCGGGCATGCTGCTCCTGAGGTCGTACGGGCTATTCAGGAAGCAGCTACCCGTTCGCCTTCATTTGGAGCGCCTACTGAGCTCGAGGTGCGGGTGGCCGAGTTGATCTGTGCGTTGGTCCCTTCAATTGAGATGGTACGCCTCGTCAACTCGGGCACCGAGGCGACGATGAGTGCTGTGCGCCTGGCGCGTGCCTACACAGGGCGTCCTAAAATCATCAAGTTCGAAGGGCATTATCATGGGCACGCCGACTTTTTTCTGATTGCCGCCGGAAGTGGGGCACTCACCTTTGGCCAGCCCAATTCGCCCGGGGTGACGCCAGGAACGGCACAGGACACCTTGCTGGCCCGGTTCAACGACCTGCAGCACGTTGAACAGCTTGTCGCGGCAAACGACGGGGAAATCGCTGCCATTATTCTGGAACCTGTAGCCGGCAATATGGGATGTGTGCCGCCAAGGCCGGGCTTCCTGGAAGGATTGCGGAAGCTTTGCGACCGGCACGGCATCCTGCTGATCTTCGACGAGGTGATGACGGGCTTTCGGGTGGCGCGTGGAGGAGCGCAGGAACGCTATGGGGTATTGCCTGATCTGACTACACTGGGCAAGATTATCGGGGGCGGCCTGCCCGTGGGCGCCTACGGTGGACGGCGCGAGATCATGGAATACGTTGCCCCTCAGGGTCCTGTCTATCAGGCGGGTACGCTTTCCGGCAATCCCCTGGCTATGGCAGCGGGGTATGCCGTACTGCGCAAGATCGCCGAAAGTCCCGACCTCTATGAACGCCTGGAAGCGTTTGGGGCAGCGCTGGAAGCGGGCATTCGCGAGAACCTGAGAGGACTGGGATTGGACCTATACTTCACACGGGTGGGTGCCATGGCCACTCTGTTCTTCACGTCGGAACAGGTGGTGGACTATGAGACGGCCCGTCGATGCGATGTGCGGCGTTTCGCTCGCTACTTCCATGCCATGCTGGAAGAAGGCATCTATTTGCCACCGTCACAATTCGAGGCCTTCTTCTTCTCCACAGCCCATGGCGAACGTGAGCTGGAACTGACGCTCAGCGCGCAGCGCCGGGCGCTTGCGCGCGCTTTCGCCGACGACGGCGACGGGGGGTAG
- the rnr gene encoding ribonuclease R has product MARKKKASGQQQSIVSKPRRPPTRPQIRRSILSLLRNNAHRAFRPKELAKLLDLRDYKAYQRFWEVLSELEHQHLVARVKGGRYTYERRPYRVEGILRVHPQGYGFVEVEGQEEEDIYISEAHMGTALDGDRVLVGLAAPARGNRRREGEVLKVLERRRTRTVGTFYPRGAFALVVPDNPRLTRDIYVPREAFNGARAGDKVIVSIDRFDDPKASPEGRVLEVLGPASDPRVQVLALALSKDVRTGFPEAALREAERIPETIPAREYRRRLDLRDREVFTIDPADAKDFDDALHLRQLPNGHIEVGVHIADVSYYVRPGSALDEEAYQRGTSVYLVDRVIPMLPEKLSNQVCSLRPGEDKLTYSVLMELTPSAQVVRYQIRETIIHSRERFTYEAAQAIIDGADHPLAKPIRQAHQLAQQLRRARMKAGAIDFDLPEVKVELDEAGNPVRLYRKERLAAHQLIEEFMLLANRLVAETIGRRPEAPPFVYRIHDRPDAEKIRQLAQYVRIFGYRLEIEEGSVASSALNALLQQVKGTPEAPVIEEAALRAMAKARYSTQNIGHYGLAFDFYTHFTSPIRRYPDLMVHRLLKQYLQHTKQAPAVDADELEVRCQHCSERERAAEEAERDSVRFKQVQYMQQHVGEQFRGVVSSVTNFGVFVELEGVWVEGLVHVRDMGDDYYEYDERRYTLRGLYSGKSYRPGDVVEVRVVRADPATRQIDLRFVESSTDAAATPRRRRRRKRAQAPGAAR; this is encoded by the coding sequence TTGGCACGCAAGAAAAAAGCATCCGGACAGCAGCAATCCATCGTTTCTAAGCCCAGGCGCCCTCCCACCCGTCCCCAGATCCGGCGGTCGATTCTTTCGCTCTTGCGCAACAACGCTCACAGAGCCTTTCGTCCCAAAGAGCTGGCCAAGCTGTTGGACCTGCGCGACTACAAGGCGTACCAGCGTTTCTGGGAAGTACTATCGGAGCTGGAACATCAGCATCTGGTGGCCCGCGTTAAGGGGGGGCGCTACACCTACGAGCGCCGTCCCTATCGTGTCGAAGGCATTCTACGTGTGCATCCACAGGGCTACGGCTTTGTGGAAGTCGAAGGACAGGAAGAGGAGGACATCTACATCAGCGAAGCCCACATGGGCACGGCGCTCGATGGCGACCGCGTACTGGTAGGGCTGGCGGCGCCGGCCCGCGGCAACCGCCGCCGTGAGGGCGAAGTCCTGAAAGTGCTGGAGCGTCGGCGTACCCGTACGGTCGGGACCTTCTATCCACGCGGTGCTTTTGCCCTCGTTGTGCCTGACAATCCACGCCTGACCCGCGATATCTACGTACCCCGCGAAGCGTTCAACGGTGCTCGTGCCGGTGATAAGGTGATCGTCTCTATCGATCGCTTTGATGATCCCAAAGCCTCCCCGGAAGGGCGCGTGCTTGAAGTGCTTGGCCCTGCCAGTGATCCTCGGGTGCAGGTGCTGGCACTGGCGCTCAGCAAAGACGTCCGTACTGGCTTCCCCGAAGCAGCCCTCAGGGAAGCCGAACGCATTCCGGAAACCATTCCTGCACGCGAATACCGCCGCCGGTTGGATCTGCGCGACCGCGAGGTGTTCACGATCGATCCCGCCGACGCCAAGGACTTTGACGATGCCCTGCACCTGCGACAGCTACCCAACGGCCACATCGAAGTAGGCGTGCACATTGCAGATGTCAGCTACTACGTCCGACCGGGTTCTGCACTTGACGAAGAGGCGTATCAGCGCGGCACCAGCGTCTATCTGGTGGATCGCGTAATCCCTATGCTCCCCGAAAAGCTTTCCAATCAGGTCTGCTCGTTGCGTCCAGGCGAGGATAAGTTGACCTATTCGGTCCTCATGGAGCTGACCCCTTCGGCGCAGGTCGTGCGCTATCAGATCCGAGAAACCATCATTCATTCTCGAGAGCGTTTCACCTACGAAGCGGCGCAGGCCATCATCGACGGTGCGGATCACCCACTGGCCAAGCCCATACGCCAGGCCCATCAACTGGCCCAGCAACTTCGCAGGGCTCGCATGAAAGCCGGTGCGATCGATTTCGATTTACCTGAAGTGAAGGTTGAACTGGATGAAGCTGGCAACCCGGTGCGTCTCTATCGTAAGGAGCGGCTTGCCGCTCATCAGCTAATCGAAGAGTTTATGCTGCTGGCCAACCGGCTGGTGGCCGAGACGATCGGCAGGCGTCCCGAGGCCCCTCCTTTTGTCTATCGTATCCACGATCGGCCTGATGCCGAGAAAATCCGACAGCTTGCCCAGTATGTGCGGATTTTTGGCTATCGCCTGGAAATCGAAGAGGGTAGTGTCGCTTCCAGCGCTCTCAACGCGTTACTACAACAGGTGAAAGGCACCCCTGAAGCACCAGTTATCGAAGAAGCGGCACTGCGGGCGATGGCTAAAGCCCGTTACTCCACGCAGAACATCGGCCACTATGGGCTGGCGTTTGACTTCTATACGCATTTCACCAGCCCGATTCGGCGTTACCCAGATCTGATGGTTCACCGCTTGCTCAAGCAATATCTGCAGCACACAAAGCAAGCGCCAGCTGTCGATGCCGATGAACTGGAGGTCCGTTGCCAGCACTGTTCCGAACGAGAGCGGGCGGCCGAAGAAGCGGAGCGTGATTCGGTACGCTTCAAGCAGGTGCAGTACATGCAGCAACACGTAGGCGAGCAGTTCCGTGGCGTAGTCAGCAGCGTCACCAATTTCGGGGTGTTTGTCGAACTCGAAGGGGTGTGGGTCGAGGGGTTGGTGCATGTGCGGGATATGGGTGACGATTATTACGAGTACGACGAACGCCGCTACACACTACGCGGACTTTATTCGGGCAAAAGCTATCGTCCGGGCGACGTCGTTGAGGTAAGGGTCGTACGGGCAGACCCAGCTACGCGACAGATTGACCTGCGCTTTGTCGAATCCTCGACCGACGCGGCTGCTACCCCCCGTCGCCGTCGTCGGCGAAAGCGCGCGCAAGCGCCCGGCGCTGCGCGCTGA